In Oryzihumus leptocrescens, the following are encoded in one genomic region:
- a CDS encoding CpaF family protein codes for MDAVSTVEGEVRELIRRSGLDPARDAREVRQLVRDAVADYDERSLHGGLPALADLDAAAKSVLDAVAGLGPLQGYLEDPRVEEIWINAPGKVFVARDGVAELTTTILTAADVRDLVERMLRTTGRRVDLSSPFVDATLADGSRLHVVIPDITREHWLVNIRKFVVKADHLDDLVRLGTLTRQAARFLDAAVVSGLNILVAGGTQAGKTTMLNCLAAAIPPRERVVTCEEVFELKIPLRDVASMQCRQPSLEGTGEVPLRRLVTEALRMRPSRIIVGEVRQAESLDLLIALNSGLPGMCSLHANSAREAVTKMCTLPLLAGENVGSRFVVPTVAGSVDVVVHLGLDRDGVRRVREVAAVPGRVEAGVVEIADLFVRRDGQLRRADGFPPHPDRFERAGYDLVTLLAQEAS; via the coding sequence GGTCGAGGGCGAGGTGCGCGAGCTGATCCGGCGCTCCGGGCTGGACCCGGCCCGGGACGCCCGCGAGGTGCGCCAGCTGGTGCGGGACGCGGTGGCCGACTACGACGAGCGGTCGCTGCACGGTGGCCTGCCGGCGCTCGCCGACCTCGACGCGGCCGCGAAGTCGGTGCTCGACGCGGTGGCGGGACTCGGTCCGCTGCAGGGCTACCTCGAGGACCCCCGGGTCGAGGAGATCTGGATCAACGCGCCGGGCAAGGTGTTCGTGGCGCGGGACGGCGTGGCCGAGCTGACCACGACCATCCTGACCGCGGCCGACGTGCGCGACCTCGTGGAGCGGATGCTGCGCACCACGGGCCGCCGGGTCGACCTGTCCTCGCCGTTCGTCGACGCGACCCTGGCGGACGGGTCGCGCCTGCACGTGGTCATCCCCGACATCACGCGGGAGCACTGGCTGGTCAACATCCGCAAGTTCGTCGTCAAGGCCGACCACCTCGACGACCTCGTGCGGCTCGGGACCCTGACCCGCCAGGCTGCGCGCTTCCTCGACGCCGCGGTCGTCAGCGGGCTGAACATCCTGGTGGCCGGCGGCACCCAGGCCGGCAAGACGACGATGCTCAACTGCCTCGCCGCGGCGATCCCTCCCCGGGAGCGGGTGGTGACCTGTGAGGAGGTCTTCGAGCTCAAGATCCCGCTGCGCGACGTGGCCTCGATGCAGTGTCGGCAGCCCAGCCTCGAGGGCACCGGCGAGGTGCCGTTGCGCCGCCTGGTGACCGAGGCGCTGCGGATGCGACCTTCCCGGATCATCGTCGGCGAGGTGCGCCAGGCCGAGAGCCTGGACCTGCTGATCGCCTTGAACAGCGGCCTGCCGGGCATGTGCAGCCTGCACGCGAACAGTGCCCGCGAGGCCGTCACGAAGATGTGCACCCTGCCGCTGCTGGCCGGCGAGAACGTCGGCAGCCGGTTCGTCGTGCCGACGGTGGCCGGCTCGGTCGACGTGGTGGTGCACCTCGGCCTCGACCGCGACGGCGTGCGCCGGGTCCGCGAGGTCGCCGCGGTCCCTGGACGGGTCGAGGCCGGGGTGGTGGAGATCGCCGACCTGTTTGTCCGCCGGGACGGGCAGCTGCGGCGGGCGGACGGCTTCCCGCCCCACCCGGACCGCTTCGAGCGGGCCGGCTACGACCTGGTCACCCTGCTGGCCCAGGAGGCGTCATGA
- a CDS encoding type II secretion system F family protein translates to MTGLVVGLLLGAGLFCIWWSCWTRPPAPERAHARRRTRLADELVQAGLDGVRPAALVLGSTAAGAVVLAGFWATTRVLPVAACFALMTARAPVGLVRARARRRRAVLRELWPDAVDNLASGVRAGLALPEALGQLQVRGPEELRPAFAAFAEDYRATGHFQTCLDRLKERLSDPVADRLVESLRIARDVGGSDLGRLLRTLSTFLRDDARTRAELETRQGWTVNAARLAVAAPWLVLAMMSSRAGSLAAYSRPAGVAVLVGGGVVCLVAYRVMVRIGRLPEDPRVLR, encoded by the coding sequence ATGACCGGCCTGGTCGTGGGGCTGCTGCTCGGTGCCGGGCTCTTCTGCATCTGGTGGTCCTGCTGGACGAGGCCGCCGGCCCCGGAGCGTGCGCACGCACGACGGCGGACCCGCCTCGCCGACGAGCTGGTCCAGGCGGGCCTCGACGGCGTGCGCCCGGCGGCGCTGGTGCTGGGCTCGACCGCCGCGGGTGCCGTGGTGCTGGCCGGCTTCTGGGCGACGACCCGGGTGCTGCCGGTGGCCGCGTGCTTCGCGCTCATGACGGCCCGGGCCCCGGTCGGCCTGGTGCGCGCCCGGGCTCGCCGCCGTCGGGCGGTGCTGCGTGAGCTGTGGCCGGACGCCGTCGACAACCTCGCCTCGGGGGTCCGCGCCGGCCTGGCCCTGCCGGAGGCGCTGGGCCAGCTGCAGGTCCGAGGGCCGGAGGAGCTCCGTCCGGCCTTCGCGGCTTTCGCGGAGGACTACCGCGCCACCGGCCACTTCCAGACCTGCCTCGACCGGCTCAAGGAGCGGCTCAGCGACCCCGTCGCCGACCGGCTCGTGGAGTCCCTGCGCATCGCGCGCGATGTCGGCGGCAGTGACCTGGGCCGGCTGCTGCGCACCCTGTCGACGTTCCTGCGCGACGACGCGCGGACCCGGGCCGAGCTGGAGACCCGCCAGGGATGGACGGTCAACGCCGCACGGCTGGCGGTGGCCGCGCCGTGGCTGGTGCTCGCCATGATGTCCTCCCGCGCCGGCTCGCTGGCGGCCTACAGCCGTCCGGCCGGTGTGGCGGTCCTGGTGGGTGGCGGGGTGGTCTGCCTTGTCGCCTACCGCGTCATGGTGCGGATCGGTCGCCTGCCCGAGGACCCCAGGGTGCTGCGATGA
- a CDS encoding type II secretion system F family protein yields the protein MSLDALLSGGWSWAGAVLGLAWAAGAALVVAGLPLRRRPGLEQRLAPYLRDTPRPSRLLGAGGHASGLPALLVPLVARLAAGVDRVLGGRTSVRRRLERAGRRPDVEAFRAEQVLWGAAAGLAGLALAATLWWRGKGSATALVLLVVLAVAAGVVARDQRLSHQANSREARMLREFPTVAELLALAIGAGEGTVGALERVCRLSGGELAAELRHCLADARAGATLPHALQGLADRTGLPSLARFVDGIVIAVERGTPLADVMRAQAQDAREAGRRAVLEQGGRKEIAMMVPVVFLVLPVTVLFAIYPGVAFLEFSI from the coding sequence ATGAGCCTGGACGCGTTGCTCAGCGGTGGCTGGTCCTGGGCCGGTGCGGTCCTGGGCCTGGCCTGGGCTGCGGGCGCCGCGCTGGTCGTCGCCGGGCTGCCGTTGCGACGGCGCCCCGGCTTGGAGCAGCGCCTGGCGCCCTACCTGCGCGACACGCCGCGGCCCTCGCGACTGCTCGGCGCGGGCGGCCACGCGTCGGGGCTTCCGGCCCTGCTCGTGCCGCTGGTGGCCCGGCTCGCCGCCGGAGTCGACCGCGTCCTGGGGGGTCGCACGTCGGTGCGGCGACGGCTGGAGCGGGCCGGCCGCCGCCCGGACGTCGAGGCATTCCGGGCGGAGCAGGTGCTGTGGGGCGCCGCCGCGGGGCTCGCGGGCCTGGCGCTGGCGGCGACGCTGTGGTGGCGCGGCAAGGGCAGCGCCACCGCGCTGGTGCTCCTCGTGGTTCTCGCGGTCGCGGCCGGGGTCGTCGCACGCGACCAGCGGCTGAGCCACCAGGCCAACAGCCGCGAGGCCCGCATGCTGCGGGAGTTCCCCACGGTCGCCGAGCTGCTCGCCCTGGCCATCGGCGCAGGCGAGGGCACGGTCGGCGCCCTCGAGCGGGTGTGCCGGCTCTCCGGCGGGGAGCTGGCCGCGGAGCTGCGTCACTGCCTGGCCGACGCCCGTGCCGGGGCCACGCTCCCGCACGCGCTGCAGGGGCTGGCCGACCGCACCGGCCTGCCGAGCCTGGCTCGCTTCGTCGACGGGATCGTCATCGCGGTCGAGCGCGGCACCCCGCTGGCGGACGTCATGCGGGCCCAGGCCCAGGACGCACGCGAGGCCGGCCGGCGCGCGGTGCTGGAGCAGGGCGGCCGCAAGGAGATCGCGATGATGGTCCCCGTCGTCTTCCTGGTGCTGCCGGTCACCGTGCTCTTCGCGATCTACCCGGGCGTGGCCTTCCTGGAGTTCTCGATCTGA
- a CDS encoding TadE/TadG family type IV pilus assembly protein yields MSRPARTRGDRGSAVVDFVLVSVLVSSLFLAVFQVGLALHVRNTLIACAAEGARLGARADTTPDDGAARARALISASLSSRWAQGVSASERPVGGVRVVQVDVAAPLPVLGWFGPSGALAVRGRAFAERQ; encoded by the coding sequence GTGAGCCGCCCAGCCCGGACGCGCGGGGACCGCGGCTCGGCCGTCGTCGACTTCGTGCTGGTGTCCGTGCTGGTCAGCTCGTTGTTCCTGGCGGTGTTCCAGGTGGGGCTGGCCCTGCACGTGCGCAACACGTTGATCGCCTGCGCCGCTGAGGGGGCGCGACTCGGTGCCCGCGCCGACACCACGCCGGACGATGGTGCGGCCCGTGCCCGAGCCCTGATCAGCGCCAGCCTCTCCAGCCGCTGGGCGCAGGGCGTCAGCGCCTCGGAGCGCCCGGTCGGCGGCGTCCGGGTGGTGCAGGTGGACGTGGCCGCACCGCTGCCGGTGCTCGGGTGGTTCGGACCGTCCGGCGCCCTGGCCGTGCGCGGCCGGGCCTTCGCCGAGAGGCAGTGA
- a CDS encoding pilus assembly protein gives MGAVRARRRRRLVADRGSAVVEFVFLAVLLMVPIAYLVMVMARLQAGAYAVSAAAREAGRAYVTAPVAQQAPARAAAAAGLAFEDQGFTHDTRLSLRCDGDPCLRPEGRVAVTTGVSVPLPLVPSFLSGVVPTSVPVTATHTETVERFGGRR, from the coding sequence GTGGGCGCGGTGCGGGCCCGGCGCCGGCGGCGACTGGTCGCCGACCGCGGCAGCGCGGTGGTCGAGTTCGTCTTCCTGGCCGTGCTGCTCATGGTGCCCATCGCCTACCTGGTGATGGTCATGGCCAGGTTGCAGGCCGGCGCGTATGCCGTGTCCGCCGCCGCGCGCGAGGCCGGCCGCGCCTACGTGACCGCACCGGTGGCCCAGCAGGCACCCGCCCGGGCCGCCGCGGCGGCCGGGCTCGCCTTCGAGGACCAGGGCTTCACCCACGACACCCGGCTCTCGCTGCGCTGCGACGGTGACCCGTGCCTGCGGCCCGAGGGTCGGGTCGCGGTCACCACCGGCGTGAGCGTGCCGCTGCCGCTGGTGCCCTCGTTCCTGTCCGGGGTGGTGCCCACGTCCGTGCCCGTCACCGCCACGCACACCGAGACCGTCGAGCGCTTCGGCGGCCGGCGATGA
- a CDS encoding pilus assembly protein TadG-related protein: MMRPATTRWCRLLGRLRRDGEHGQVLLLVLGFTVVALLLVVGAVDVTALQLARIRLTDAADGAALASADELDRGGTYRHGVDRSLRVGDGDVRAAATAYLQVQGRPQGVTDWQLLPGTGSPDGQSAVVRLQGTAQVPLLSSVVSALGDSITITVQSRARAEVR; encoded by the coding sequence ATGATGCGACCGGCGACGACCCGGTGGTGCCGCCTGCTGGGCCGGCTCCGGCGGGACGGCGAGCACGGCCAGGTGCTCCTGCTGGTGCTGGGGTTCACGGTCGTGGCGCTGCTGCTGGTCGTCGGGGCGGTGGACGTCACGGCGCTGCAGCTGGCCCGGATCCGGCTGACCGACGCCGCCGACGGCGCGGCCCTCGCCTCCGCCGACGAGCTCGACCGCGGCGGCACCTACCGCCACGGGGTGGACCGGTCGCTACGGGTCGGTGACGGGGACGTGCGCGCCGCGGCGACGGCATACCTGCAGGTGCAGGGCCGGCCGCAGGGAGTCACCGACTGGCAGCTGCTGCCCGGCACGGGCAGCCCGGACGGGCAGTCCGCGGTGGTGCGGCTGCAGGGGACCGCGCAGGTCCCGCTGCTGTCCTCGGTGGTGTCCGCGCTGGGTGACAGCATCACCATCACCGTCCAGTCGCGCGCCCGCGCAGAGGTGCGCTGA